The DNA window TGACAGAAGGCGTTGTCGCTCCTGTTGTTGTACTCGCGGTAGCGCTCTTTCAATGAACGCGCCATTTGGCTAACATCGACAAACgttttatccacattttccGCGAGATAATTCTTTACACGCGATACTATTACTGGATCGTTAATAGTTTTTTGTCGCGTTTGATGTTTCTTCATTTTGTTCGTTACGGAATTTGCCTTATAATTTCGTCTTAGAAGTTATATTCAATAAACTACTTCGTAAAATGCAATGTTTGACAGCAGCGTCGCTGCCTGAATCGATGGAAAGCTTTAGGTTCCACAGATAATAAAGTGTTTTCCTTTCGTTGCATAAAGCAACCTATTCACGGATAAAGATActcgtttcaataaaataattcgtttCTTTTATTGCAGGTTTCTCAAAAGAATACTACTCTGAAAATTGATTCAACAACAGATGAAGATCTTCaagaaaaattgttaaaagttttcatGAAACTAACTACAATGGATAAGAAAACAAGTAAAAGGTATACATTTTCATATGAGTTTGtaaatgtacataatatattatttttgaaatttctatCTTAACAAAAATTTTGTTTCAGGTGTTTGGAAATTAACAGCTGGAACTTTAAATTGGCTTTAGAACATTTCACCAAGTTATGGAAAGACAACAACTTGAACTCTTTAACTAAAGAAATATACAcagtataatgtatttttggttGAATTTTAAAGGTTGGAGATAAATAAAGCTTTCTTCAGTTTCAAATTTCGATTTCATTACCCTTACTTCTTGGAAGTTAAATAGTATTTGGTTATGTGACTTTCAGACACAACTGGCACTGGGCCTAGACTCTGCCGCTGCTTTTTCCCTAAGCAAATAATAGGTCGATCTAAGCACCTATTTGAGGTACTGGAATATAATTGTAAATgccatttataattattgaccATTTATTAAATggtcaatattataaaaggatttaaaaggaaaaaccATAACAAATAATTACTCGAAAAATTTAATTGCGACAAATATATAAGAAAATCTAAACTAATCTACACAATCATCTCAAGATGTCTGGCGTATTCGATAATCTGTCCCGCGAGTTCTGGAGACGGCAGGACACCAGCGGCAGCGGCGCAAGTCTCTTCAGCCGCATTGAAGTGGTAGCAGTTGTCGGGGCCAAGTACCCAGTTAcgctgaataaaaaaatacatttaaattgattagtcaatattaaaatagtgGAATTCAGTAATCAGTTAAGTTCAGATGCAACTcataagaaaaagaaagaaatctatttcaaatcatgcttatttttgtgaaaaaaaaaaactagaaaaggTCTATGGGAATAGAAAGTCTCCTATCCTCCCTCCATATCCTTGCTTATGTTAATTCAGAATTTTTAGTGTTAACATTATGATTCCTGAAGATCATTTTTAAATCCAGTTTTACCTTCTTGCCATATTCATGCACAGCTTGCTGAGATGGCAGGTTCAGTCTTCGTGCAGCTTCGGCACAGGAAATGCATAGGTATGCCTTCTCAATACAAGCTGCTATCTCTCCCCTCACAGTGTCCAGTAATGTATCCATGAACAAGGTGTAGCTTTCTGCAGGGACATTGTCCTGAGAGACATACAAAATTCTCAATGTAGACAATACAGTAGTTAGTATAGACAAGTAATAGAGTAGTGATAATAAGAAGTACTACAAAGATTCATTCTGGAAGCATAGACAACTAAAATGTGCTTGGCAggatttcaatacattttttagttgtatttgtatgtatgcCTGTTGCTATTGTTAAAggaaaaagagtttttataccttagctaaaaatattttattatagcttCCTTCCATTAAATACTGCTCCAAAGCCAAGGGATGTCTGATGTACGGGTCAGCCCTGATTACATCAACAGAGAGTCGTTCAAGCTCTGTATGGAATTCAGCTACTCTGTTCTGAGAGAGGAGGAAGAGCAGGTTCAGACCAAGAAGCTGGTACATGAAGGCTGATTCTGGGAGATGGTCTCTGGAAAATAAGAGGAGTATTATTAGTCTGTGTTAAGAATTTACTGTT is part of the Trichoplusia ni isolate ovarian cell line Hi5 chromosome 7, tn1, whole genome shotgun sequence genome and encodes:
- the LOC113495567 gene encoding 26S proteasome non-ATPase regulatory subunit 8; protein product: MASVKDVATLYQNLKTEWAKKPRKLDKCGELLNKIKIALTQLTFLPSNHTAANQKELILARDVLEIGAQWAVAAKDVKAFERFMSQLKCYYFDYKDHLPESAFMYQLLGLNLLFLLSQNRVAEFHTELERLSVDVIRADPYIRHPLALEQYLMEGSYNKIFLAKDNVPAESYTLFMDTLLDTVRGEIAACIEKAYLCISCAEAARRLNLPSQQAVHEYGKKRNWVLGPDNCYHFNAAEETCAAAAGVLPSPELAGQIIEYARHLEMIV